One segment of Trichlorobacter ammonificans DNA contains the following:
- the mutL gene encoding DNA mismatch repair endonuclease MutL, with amino-acid sequence MPSRIKILSESLANKIAAGEVVERPASVIKELVENALDAGATDIRLEIAAGGRRLIRVSDNGHGMSREDALLALERHATSKLLCDRDLEAISTLGFRGEALPSIASVSRLRLKSRENGAVEGTELYLEGGVVRSVTACGMAVGTEISVEHLFFNTPARLKFLRSAQTEAGHVGDQMVRLAVARPDVAFSYTSDGRELFRVTAGTARQRLQKLVARDAPLFEVAGETAVLSISGFFAPPHAARSTTAAMFTYINGRFVRDKVVQHAVMQAFRPVLERGRYPLLALFIKIPPEEVDVNVHPTKHEVRFRRQHQVHDTIHAVLSEALSRSPWLATGRVPEIAASAVPSPVPAPRTAEPTGHRAGVQQALERFMAAPPSAAPRIHEPPPAYVRPVPTEPPPQTGYFSALTVIGQFQAAYILCQSETALVIIDQHAAAERVRFQELRQRVLAHRIESQRLLIPDTLELSFAEADTARRYHGELGRLGIELEPFGGQTFMLTAVPVLVADTDRVRLVRDLLEELTGLGKSSAFDSVLDDLLSRIACHSVIRGAHPLDRRQMEELLRRMDRTDFAAHCPHGRPVSHELPLSEIGRFFKRT; translated from the coding sequence GTGCCGTCACGCATCAAAATACTCTCTGAATCCCTGGCCAACAAAATCGCCGCCGGCGAGGTGGTGGAGCGTCCCGCCTCGGTCATCAAGGAGCTGGTTGAAAACGCCCTTGATGCCGGCGCCACCGACATCCGTCTGGAGATCGCGGCCGGCGGACGCCGTCTGATCCGGGTCAGTGACAACGGCCACGGCATGTCCCGCGAGGATGCCCTGCTGGCCCTGGAGCGTCATGCCACCAGTAAGCTGCTCTGCGACCGGGACCTGGAGGCCATCTCCACCCTGGGCTTCCGGGGCGAGGCGCTTCCCTCCATCGCGTCGGTTTCGCGCTTGCGCCTGAAAAGCCGTGAAAACGGCGCTGTGGAAGGAACCGAGCTGTATCTTGAAGGGGGCGTGGTCCGTTCGGTCACCGCCTGCGGCATGGCGGTGGGGACGGAAATATCCGTTGAGCATCTTTTCTTCAACACGCCGGCCCGACTGAAATTCCTGCGCAGTGCCCAAACCGAGGCGGGCCACGTGGGGGACCAGATGGTGCGGCTGGCCGTGGCGCGTCCCGACGTTGCCTTCAGCTACACCAGTGACGGGCGGGAGCTGTTCCGGGTGACTGCCGGTACCGCCCGCCAGCGGCTGCAGAAGCTGGTTGCCAGGGATGCGCCGCTGTTTGAGGTGGCCGGCGAGACCGCCGTCCTTTCCATCAGCGGCTTTTTTGCCCCGCCCCATGCTGCCCGCTCCACCACCGCCGCCATGTTCACCTACATCAACGGCCGGTTCGTACGGGACAAGGTGGTGCAGCATGCCGTCATGCAGGCGTTCCGGCCGGTGCTGGAACGGGGACGGTACCCGCTGCTCGCCCTGTTCATCAAGATTCCGCCGGAAGAGGTGGATGTCAACGTCCACCCGACCAAGCATGAGGTGCGCTTCCGCCGCCAGCATCAGGTGCATGACACCATCCACGCCGTCCTCTCCGAGGCCTTGAGTCGTTCCCCGTGGCTGGCAACGGGCCGGGTCCCAGAAATTGCCGCTAGTGCCGTACCGTCGCCGGTGCCGGCACCCCGGACCGCTGAACCGACCGGCCACCGGGCAGGGGTGCAGCAGGCCCTGGAGCGGTTCATGGCGGCCCCGCCGTCTGCTGCACCCCGCATCCATGAACCGCCGCCGGCCTATGTCCGGCCGGTGCCGACAGAGCCTCCGCCGCAGACCGGCTATTTTTCCGCCCTGACCGTCATCGGCCAGTTCCAGGCTGCCTACATCCTCTGCCAGTCCGAGACGGCACTGGTGATCATCGACCAGCATGCTGCCGCCGAGCGGGTCCGCTTCCAGGAGCTGCGGCAGCGTGTCCTGGCTCACCGGATCGAGTCCCAGCGGCTGCTGATCCCCGACACGTTGGAACTTTCCTTTGCCGAGGCCGACACGGCCCGCCGCTACCATGGAGAGTTGGGGAGGTTGGGGATCGAACTGGAACCCTTCGGAGGACAGACCTTCATGCTTACCGCCGTACCGGTCCTGGTGGCCGACACGGACCGGGTCCGGCTGGTGCGGGACCTGCTGGAGGAGCTGACCGGCCTGGGGAAAAGCTCGGCCTTCGACAGCGTGCTGGACGACCTGCTTTCCCGCATCGCCTGCCACAGCGTCATCCGGGGCGCCCATCCCCTGGACCGGCGGCAGATGGAGGAACTGCTGCGCCGGATGGACCGGACCGATTTCGCGGCCCACTGTCCCCATGGCCGCCCGGTCTCCCACGAGCTGCCGCTGTCGGAGATCGGTCGCTTCTTCAAACGAACCTGA
- the glgC gene encoding glucose-1-phosphate adenylyltransferase, producing the protein MYAADNIGRNTIAMVLAGGKGERLMPLTLRRAKPSVPFGGKYKIIDFVLSNMFNSGIKKVYILTQYRAYSLNKHIRESWGTWTGLGEFYVAISPETRSESEEWFKGTADAILQYLRFVESSNADYVAIFGGDHIYKMDVTQMINYHRMNRADITIAALEVPVEEAGRFGVFSVDEDSRITAFAEKPKHPETIPGRDTCFASMGNYIFPTKKLIEVLMEGKKLHEDLDFGKHVIPMMLERGDRVFAYNFNDNVIPGMRAEERGYWKDVGTIESYYDANMDLINVSPQLNLYNYKWPILTNQGNLPPAKTVFDDEDRRGVNIDSYVCAGCITSGSTVRRSILGPLCKINSYSLVEESILFESVTVGRHSKIRRAIIDKGVVIPDGTTIGYDLEADRRSGYTVTESGIVVVPRKDR; encoded by the coding sequence ATGTACGCAGCCGACAACATCGGACGAAACACCATCGCCATGGTACTTGCCGGGGGCAAGGGGGAGCGGCTGATGCCGCTGACCCTGCGCCGGGCCAAACCCAGCGTCCCCTTTGGCGGCAAGTACAAGATCATCGACTTCGTCCTCTCCAACATGTTCAACTCCGGCATCAAGAAGGTCTACATCCTGACCCAGTACCGGGCCTATTCCCTCAACAAGCATATCCGCGAATCCTGGGGCACGTGGACCGGCCTCGGGGAATTCTACGTGGCCATCTCGCCGGAGACCCGCAGCGAGAGCGAGGAGTGGTTCAAGGGGACCGCGGACGCCATCCTCCAGTACCTGCGCTTCGTGGAATCCTCCAACGCCGATTACGTGGCCATTTTTGGCGGCGACCACATCTACAAGATGGATGTGACCCAGATGATCAACTACCACCGGATGAACCGGGCCGACATCACCATCGCCGCCCTGGAGGTGCCGGTGGAGGAGGCGGGCCGTTTCGGCGTCTTCTCCGTGGACGAGGATTCCCGGATCACCGCCTTTGCCGAGAAGCCGAAACATCCGGAAACCATTCCCGGTCGCGACACCTGCTTCGCCTCCATGGGCAATTACATCTTCCCCACCAAGAAGCTGATCGAGGTGCTGATGGAGGGGAAAAAGCTCCATGAGGATCTGGATTTCGGCAAGCACGTGATTCCGATGATGCTGGAGCGGGGGGACCGGGTCTTTGCCTACAACTTCAACGACAACGTCATCCCCGGCATGCGGGCGGAGGAACGGGGCTACTGGAAGGATGTGGGGACCATCGAGTCCTACTACGACGCCAACATGGACCTGATCAACGTCAGTCCGCAACTGAACCTCTACAACTACAAGTGGCCCATCCTGACCAACCAGGGAAATCTGCCGCCGGCCAAGACCGTGTTCGACGACGAGGACCGCCGGGGGGTGAACATCGATTCCTACGTCTGCGCCGGCTGCATCACCAGCGGCAGCACGGTGCGCCGCTCCATCCTGGGGCCGCTCTGCAAGATCAACAGCTATAGCCTGGTGGAGGAGTCGATCCTCTTCGAGAGCGTCACCGTCGGCCGTCACTCGAAAATCAGGCGGGCCATCATCGACAAGGGGGTGGTGATCCCGGACGGCACGACCATCGGCTACGACCTGGAGGCGGATCGGCGTAGCGGCTATACGGTCACTGAATCGGGGATCGTGGTGGTGCCGCGCAAGGACCGCTAA
- the scpB gene encoding methylmalonyl-CoA decarboxylase: MSLILTTCDDRIATITLNHPESRNSLSRAMLQEMIDAMDQFTQRTVRAVIIRAPAGSTVWSSGFNIRELPEPGRDPLAYNDPLECLLRSVARSPAPVIAMIEGSVWGGACDLAFVCDLAIGGPSASFAITPAKIGVPYNVTGVMHFVNIVGPRVAREMFYTAQPVDAERALQVGILNHLVPTEELESFTFAMANRIADNAPLANRAMKQQLRILADSHPFAPETFEYIQGLRRMVYDSDDYLEGKRAFLEKRKPVFRGE, encoded by the coding sequence ATGTCACTGATTCTCACCACCTGCGACGACCGGATCGCCACCATCACCCTCAATCACCCCGAATCGCGCAACAGTCTCTCCCGCGCCATGCTGCAGGAGATGATCGATGCCATGGATCAGTTTACCCAACGCACGGTTCGGGCGGTTATCATCCGCGCGCCGGCCGGTTCCACGGTCTGGTCATCCGGCTTCAACATCCGGGAACTGCCCGAGCCGGGACGGGACCCTCTTGCCTACAACGATCCCTTGGAGTGCCTGCTGCGCAGCGTGGCCCGCTCACCGGCGCCGGTCATCGCCATGATCGAGGGAAGCGTCTGGGGCGGGGCCTGTGACCTGGCGTTTGTCTGCGATCTGGCCATCGGCGGGCCCAGCGCCTCCTTCGCCATCACTCCCGCCAAGATCGGTGTGCCGTACAACGTCACCGGCGTCATGCACTTCGTCAACATCGTGGGACCACGGGTGGCCCGGGAGATGTTCTACACCGCCCAGCCGGTGGATGCCGAGCGGGCTCTGCAGGTGGGCATCCTCAACCATCTGGTGCCGACGGAGGAACTCGAATCCTTCACCTTTGCCATGGCAAACCGGATCGCCGACAATGCTCCCCTGGCCAACCGGGCCATGAAGCAGCAGTTGCGCATCCTGGCCGACTCTCACCCCTTTGCGCCGGAAACCTTCGAATACATCCAGGGACTGCGCCGGATGGTCTACGACAGCGACGACTACCTGGAAGGGAAACGGGCCTTTCTGGAGAAGCGGAAGCCGGTCTTCAGGGGGGAGTGA
- the hisD gene encoding histidinol dehydrogenase, whose product MLFLDITDTDFDRQFSAILNRSEETSAQVLETVRGIITDVRTRGDEALIDYTNRFDRLNLTDAAGLEIGRQEVEAAVAAVPAEDLAALKLAVERVARFHEKQKSQTWLSTEEPDILLGQKVTPLDRVGIYVPGGKASYPSSVIMNAVPARVAGVREIIMVCPTPGGEINPAVLAAAHLSGVHRIFRVGGAQAVAALACGTATIPRVDKVTGPGNIYVATAKQLVFGQVGIDMIAGPSEILVINDGTGTPAHIAADLLSQAEHDELASSILITTDRSFGEAVAAEVEYQLGQLSRESIARASWEKFGAIIVAGSLEEAAAFSNRIAPEHLELAVADPFGLLPRITNAGAIFMGHWTPEAAGDYLAGPNHTLPTGGTARFFSPLSVDDFVKKSSIISFSEQGLKRLGNDIVRIAGLEGLEAHGKSVGIRLGLG is encoded by the coding sequence GTGCTGTTTCTCGATATTACCGATACCGATTTTGACCGGCAGTTTAGCGCCATCCTGAACCGCAGCGAGGAGACCTCGGCCCAGGTTCTGGAAACGGTGCGGGGCATCATCACCGATGTCCGCACCAGGGGCGATGAGGCGTTGATCGACTACACCAACCGCTTCGACCGCCTTAACCTGACCGATGCGGCAGGTCTGGAGATCGGGCGCCAGGAGGTGGAGGCTGCCGTGGCGGCGGTTCCCGCTGAGGACCTGGCGGCGCTGAAGCTGGCCGTCGAGCGAGTGGCCCGCTTCCACGAAAAGCAGAAGAGCCAGACCTGGCTCTCCACCGAAGAACCGGACATTCTGCTGGGCCAGAAGGTGACCCCTCTGGACCGGGTGGGGATTTACGTCCCCGGCGGCAAGGCCAGCTACCCCAGCAGCGTGATCATGAATGCCGTACCGGCACGGGTTGCCGGCGTGCGGGAGATCATCATGGTCTGCCCCACCCCCGGCGGTGAAATCAACCCGGCGGTGCTGGCTGCGGCCCACCTTTCCGGCGTCCACCGCATCTTCCGGGTTGGGGGGGCCCAGGCGGTGGCGGCCCTGGCCTGCGGCACCGCCACCATCCCCCGGGTGGACAAGGTCACCGGACCGGGCAACATCTACGTGGCCACGGCCAAGCAGCTGGTGTTCGGCCAGGTGGGGATCGACATGATCGCCGGTCCCAGCGAGATTCTGGTGATCAACGACGGTACCGGCACTCCGGCCCACATCGCGGCGGACCTGCTCTCCCAGGCCGAGCACGACGAGCTGGCCTCTTCCATCCTGATCACCACCGACCGGAGCTTCGGCGAAGCGGTGGCGGCTGAGGTGGAGTACCAGCTGGGCCAGCTTTCCCGCGAATCCATTGCCCGTGCTTCCTGGGAGAAGTTCGGGGCCATCATCGTGGCCGGCTCCCTGGAGGAAGCGGCCGCCTTCTCCAACCGGATCGCGCCGGAGCACCTTGAGCTGGCGGTGGCCGACCCCTTCGGCCTGCTGCCCCGTATCACCAACGCCGGGGCGATTTTCATGGGCCACTGGACCCCGGAGGCGGCCGGCGACTACCTGGCCGGACCGAACCATACGCTGCCCACCGGTGGCACGGCCCGCTTCTTCTCCCCCCTTTCCGTGGACGACTTTGTCAAGAAGTCCTCCATCATCAGCTTCTCCGAACAGGGGCTGAAACGGCTGGGGAACGACATCGTGCGCATCGCCGGGCTGGAAGGGCTGGAGGCCCACGGAAAATCGGTGGGGATACGGCTGGGGCTGGGGTAG
- the hisG gene encoding ATP phosphoribosyltransferase translates to MNSTLTIAIPKGRILTESIQLFSRIGIDLSGMLDDSRKLIFDYPDQLVRALIVRATDVPTYVEHGCADLGIVGKDTLLEQDKDLYEPLDLKFGYCRMVVAEPAGLATGDDPTRWTHVRVATKYPHVAEQHFAAKGVQAEIIKLYGSIELAPLVGLSERIVDLVSTGETLRQNGLCEVETIAEITTRLVVNRASLKTRHQRIRGIIDGLEAILG, encoded by the coding sequence ATGAACAGCACCTTGACCATCGCCATCCCCAAGGGACGCATCCTCACCGAATCGATCCAGCTGTTCTCCCGGATCGGCATCGATCTTTCCGGCATGCTGGACGACTCCCGCAAGCTGATCTTCGACTACCCGGACCAGTTGGTCCGCGCCCTGATCGTGCGGGCCACCGATGTCCCCACCTACGTGGAGCACGGCTGTGCCGACCTGGGGATCGTGGGCAAGGACACCCTGCTGGAGCAGGACAAGGACCTGTACGAACCACTGGACCTGAAGTTCGGCTACTGCCGGATGGTGGTGGCGGAGCCGGCCGGTCTGGCCACCGGCGACGACCCGACCCGCTGGACCCATGTCCGGGTGGCCACCAAGTACCCTCACGTCGCGGAGCAGCACTTCGCCGCCAAGGGGGTGCAGGCGGAGATCATCAAGCTGTACGGTTCCATCGAGCTGGCACCGCTGGTGGGGTTGTCCGAGCGGATCGTGGACCTGGTCTCCACCGGCGAGACCCTGCGCCAGAACGGCCTCTGCGAAGTGGAAACCATTGCCGAGATCACCACCCGGCTGGTGGTGAACCGGGCCAGCCTCAAAACCCGCCATCAGCGGATCCGGGGGATCATCGACGGCCTGGAAGCGATACTGGGATAA